Proteins from a single region of Hordeum vulgare subsp. vulgare chromosome 6H, MorexV3_pseudomolecules_assembly, whole genome shotgun sequence:
- the LOC123403862 gene encoding E3 ubiquitin-protein ligase PUB23-like → MEGPTVEVPPYFLCPISLEIMRDPVTLATGITYDRTSIERWISDGHATCPVTQQKIAEADRDATPNHTLRRLTQAWCSLHAVERFPTPRPPLDTSRVAEIVQEGHGAGRQQELAALREIKAIVAESDRNRRCVEATPGAVEFLVSVVTNHATTSKSAQDLLELSLDSPTSTSSPEEDALSVICSLKPSKKSLLRILEKNVDFLDTLVCMLRRPSYRSRCYGIILLKAMVSVMEPARLMTVRTELVQEVVRVVSDRVSAKAVKAALNVLCRLCPWGRNRVKAVEAGAVTVLVELLLDEGGRHPTELAVVAIDHLCGCAEGRSDLVAHPAGLAVVAKKAMRVSPTTTESAVRALHAVARHSPTPAVLQEMLAVGVVAKLLLVLQVDAGERARAKAKELLKMHARVWKDSPCLQVHLKAHYPC, encoded by the coding sequence ATGGAGGGGCCGACGGTGGAGGTGCCGCCGTACTTCCTGTGCCCGATCTCGCTGGAGATCATGCGGGACCCCGTCACGCTCGCCACCGGCATCACCTACGACCGCACCAGCATCGAGCGCTGGATCTCCGACGGCCACGCCACCTGCCCCGTCACGCAGCAGAAGATTGCGGAGGCCGACCGGGATGCCACGCCCAACCACACGCTCCGCCGCCTCACCCAGGCCTGGTGCTCCCTCCACGCCGTCGAGCGCTTCCCCACCCCGCGCCCGCCCCTCGACACCAGCCGCGTCGCCGAGATCGTCCAAGAGGGTCACGGTGCCGGCCGGCAGCAGGAGCTGGCCGCGCTCCGCGAGATCAAGGCCATCGTCGCCGAGAGCGATCGCAACAGGCGCTGCGTCGAGGCCACGCCCGGCGCCGTCGAGTTCCTCGTCTCCGTCGTCACGAACCATGCCACCACGTCCAAGTCGGCTCAAGATTTGCTAGAACTTTCGCTGGATTCCCCGACGTCCACGAGCTCGCCGGAGGAGGACGCGCTCAGCGTCATCTGCTCGCTCAAGCCGTCCAAGAAGAGCCTGCTCCGGATCCTCGAGAAAAACGTAGACTTCCTGGACACCCTGGTGTGCATGCTGCGGCGACCGAGCTACCGGTCCCGCTGTTACGGCATCATCCTGCTGAAGGCGATGGTGTCGGTCATGGAGCCGGCGAGGCTGATGACGGTGAGAACCGAGCTGGTGCAGGAGGTGGTACGCGTGGTGTCTGACAGGGTGTCCGCCAAGGCGGTGAAGGCGGCGCTGAACGTGCTGTGCCGGCTATGTCCGTGGGGCCGCAACCGTGTCAAGGCCGTCGAGGCCGGCGCGGTGACTGTGCTGGTGGAGCTGCTCCTCGACGAAGGCGGCCGGCACCCCACCGAGCTGGCGGTGGTGGCCATCGACCACCTCTGCGGCTGTGCGGAGGGGCGGTCGGACCTTGTGGCGCACCCGGCAGGGCTGGCCGTCGTGGCCAAGAAGGCTATGCGGGTGTCACCGACCACCACCGAGAGCGCGGTGCGCGCTCTGCACGCCGTGGCTAGGCACTCGCCGACGCCGGCCGTGCTGCAGGAGATGCTGGCCGTCGGGGTGGTCGCCAAGCTGCTGCTGGTTCTACAGGTGGATGCCGGCGAGCGGGCCAGGGCCAAGGCCAAGGAGCTGCTCAAGATGCACGCTAGGGTTTGGAAGGACTCGCCATGCTTACAAGTGCACCTCAAGGCGCATTACCCTTGTTGA